Genomic DNA from Podospora pseudoanserina strain CBS 124.78 chromosome 4, whole genome shotgun sequence:
CCGTGATGCCAAATCGGTGGTAATCAGCATTTTGTTCCCTCTTTCTCGCCACAGTACTTGAGCTTCGGTTCTTCgagaagcaaaaagaaggaaatggTAATTCACCGTACACACACAACCTCTATGTTGATGATTGATCGCAAAATAGAAGACTACAACACCCAAAAGGGACACTAGCGAGAATCCTCAAGGCTCCCCTGTTTAGAACGACACGTCATACTAGAAGAATATGCAATGCGCTTACTTTGCGTCATTTGACCAGATCATCTATACATCCAAGTACATAAGGTAACGATCTGTCATCTATTCACAGCGTAggttacctacctaggtacgcATACCTTACCTGCTGTTATGGGCCAAGGGTCTGGGTAGCATGGAAGGTTAGGGCACGACGGAGTCTAACCGGTGGCTTTCCCGAAGGCCGGCCGGGTGTCCGGAAAGGTGCCATTTTCCACATGCATAAAAAAGAGTCCGGTCCCATTCAACGgacttgttttcttttcttctccctaTCAGTTGATTCAACTATTTCTTACAGCTTGAATTTCCATCAATCGGACCAAACCCCGTATTACCTGCAGCATCTTGATATGACATATTAACACCTACCTACGTCAGGATGGTGTCTTTATTCAGGGGTTGTTCCTGATATTGTACTGCCCATGCACTCAAGCAGTAATATGAGCCTTTCAAGCCTTCCTGTTAGACATTTGAACGCTTCCAATATCAAGCCTATCACTGCAGATGTGAAAATCAATGGGATCGTTTCCCTCTCGTCATATAATAGTTGTTTCCCAAAATTCCCCTCCAATTCAACTTTCCCAAGAATCAAAACAAGACTTGAAAGATATCCATAAACCAAACGTGTCTGGGGACCTTCACCAAGATTCCACCTGTAAGCTTGTTACCGAGGTAGAAGCAGATTGCAAAACCTCAACGTCTATTATTACGATAAATCTTTTATGGCTCCTGACTCCGACTCTGCTTGCATCTATCAAAACATGCTAGGATGGTTTGATCAAATCCACTACCCAGTCCCATTCTCCATGACTGATCAACTTCAACTTTGGTATCTCATCTCTTCGTTTTGTTCTTCATCCCATCCTTACATAATGACCTCGTTGGAAACGTCCTAGAGTTACACAGGTTAGCTCATTTCATGGAACCCACACATCACTACGACATCGAAAAGAATCTTACCCTCTTCAGATCTTTGAATGGCAGGCAGATGCAGTTCTGCACTCTGACCTCATCACCGACACCGCACTCCTTGCCAAGAATGGTGATAGCTTGAACCTTGACACCGTTCTTGATAATGCTCGTGTTATGGCTCGTCACGGGGGTTGGTGTGCCCTCCACACGAGCCCAAGCACCGACGCGGCTGCCCCAACCGATAATTGAGTACAGAATGCACGCGTCATGCTTGACCTCGGCGTCTTCCAACACGATAGACTCCTTGATGCGGACGCCAGGTCCAATCGTCACGCGAGGTCCAATAGAGACATTGGGGCCCAGAACAGCCGTTGGGTGTACATTGGCCGTGGGGTGGATGAATACGGGGGCCTTGATGTTGGCTGAAGGAGCGGCAAGCTCGCTGGAGCCGCTTTGCTGGGCCTTCTGGAGGTACAGGGCGTTGGCTGGGATGGCAGAGCCGGCCGTCTTGATCTGCCTCCAGAAGTCCTTGGTCTCATAGACGAAGAAAAGGTTGGTATCGGCCATTTCTCCGAGAATATCCTGCTCCAACCGAATGACTTCATTCTTCTGCgtgtcttcctcgtcaaacATGTACGAGCTGGCAAGATTCTCGGATGAACGGTACGAGCCCAGACGGGGTCTGTCGGCGCGGCGCTGGATGGCGGTGCGGATCGAAGGGAAGAGGACATCGGCGCGGAAGAGGTAGACTCCGCAGTTGATAAGATTGGAAATGTAACTTTCGGGCTTCTCGACGTAGTGCAGCACGCGGCGGGTGTGAGAATCGGAGACAATGCAACCAAAGTTCGAGGCGGCATCCTCGCTGACCCTGGTGCCCAGAATGACGGCCTCGGCGCGGCGCTCGTGTGTGAGCTGAAGCATCTCGTTTAGAGGGAAACTGCAACAGACGTCCGAGTTCAGAACAAAGATGTTCTCGGGGCGGCccttgaggatggcatcGCGGAAGTGGTACAAGCCGCCGGCGGTGCCCAGGGCTTGGTATTCGCGGAGGTACTTGATGGAGAGGTCGGGGAACTCGGACGACGAATCCTTGATGAAGTCGCGGAAGACATGCTCCTCGTAGTAGCCGATCAGGTAGACTTCGTGGATCGAAGGGACCTTGCTGATGGCGGTCAAGCAGTGCCAGATGATGGGGTGACCGGCAACATCGAAGAGAGGCTTGGGAACATCGAGAGAGAGCGGGCGGAAGCGAGTGCCACGAGAGGCACCACCAACCTTGAAAACGAGTAAGCAATCTGTCCAGTGTATCCAGTGCCCCCCTACACTGGGCAACTCACGAGAATCACGGCTTTGGTGGCGCCAGTGTTGCCGTTGgccttttggtggtgggggatttgAAGCGACATCGCGTCTCTTGTTCAGAACACAAAGATCACCTCTGCAAAAAAACAaggggaaaaagaagcgATGAGGGCGTCTAGAAAGCTGTCAGGTCGTTGTCGTTGGACTGGAATGGTTGGGCTGAATGGCTTGGTGCTGCTTAATAGCGGGGTCAGAAGCTTGATGCAGCTCCAAATCCCCTGAATCCTGACTTCACTGCCAGGGGTCAGCTGGGCAGTCCTGGGGAAATGTGGCATGTGCGCCAAGGGGCCTCTGGCAGTTGCAGGTGGAGCCACGTGACAGCCCGCCCTTCACCGTTTCTGAGCTTGGATTTGCGCTCTTCTCCAGTGTGACCTGGTCATGCTCGCATGCGGTAACAGAGTAGACTgacaagagcagcagcagtaggTTTTAGAGAGCCATCATGAGCGAcgtgggtgttgttggacgTTCATCGTCAAGCTCATTGAAGTCATTGAGAGAAGCATTGACCAGCTGTTGATGCTCTCCTCTCAAATGAGAGATGGAGAAGCTGTGGAAACTGACAAGGAGAACCATTCTACAAATAAATGAGATGCTTGCCACAATTTACCATCTAATTCATCACCAAAGTCAATTTCAGGTTTACGAGAGACGTCAGGGCTTGGTACCACAATAGACTATATGCTAGTCCAGGTGATATAGATGCAGACGTCCTGAGGCAAAGCGGGATGGTCAGACTTCCCGTTCCTGCCAAGGCCCAATTAAGTTTCGCAGCAAAAACGCGTCCTTGTCCCTCGCGTCACGTCTTGTCGCGTCTCACCTCGCGTAAAGTGGCTTGATCCATTCTTTTTTCGCTCACATTTTCCAACCTGCAATTGCAGTTGTGTTGTGAAGTCGTTGTGTAGGCAACCACTGGCaaacacccctccaaccccaccttTTGCAACTGCCCCTTTTTACTGGCCAGGCCACTCTCCAGCGCCTCTCTTTCCTGCTAAGAAATATTAGCAAAGTCGCGCAGTGTTTACCTGTTTCCTTAACGCGTGTCATCTTGGCTTGGAGCAAACCGCGAGATTCTCATTCCACCGCAAAAAAGCTGTACCCTCGAAGCCCCCTCGTGAAGTCGAAGTCGATCTTTCATCTCAACTGTTTCGATTATTCCGACTTTTCGACTCTTCATTGGCAATCTCACGTCTTTTCGAAGGAGTTTTCTATTTGGCACTGCTCTCTCTCGTCTCGTCGTCCACTTTCCTGAGCTCAGCCTTCCGTTTGGCCTCCTACTTCTACgacttctcctccccacctcctccaacagcagccgcATGAGAAAAATAGTGCCCTGTACATTTCAAGCAGCATTGGTAAGCTCGCCATCATCTCGCCTCGTCCATGTGTGACTGGAGTCTGACAGCGACACAGTAGTGATGCCTCCCAGAGTGAAGCCCGAGCCCAGTGTGGCCGTGGCGAACACCACTGCCACTCGCAGTTTTGCTGCTACCAACTCGGCACAGTTTGGCTCACCTACGCGGCAAGCACGGTCTACGGCTCGTAAGTTCTCCGCTCATTTTATGTTCCTCCGTACAGTGTGCTTACTCCTCCTGTAGCTAGTGTGACTGATACCCGTTTcatggcggaggcggaggaccAGTACGAAGATGAGGATAACGAAATCATCTGGATGGAAACCCGTGCCAAGTCAATCACAAGCGCCGGCATGAAGCAAGAGCCTGGCCACGAGCCGATGACCCTGATGTCTCTTGCATCTCAAAGCATGGGCGGGTCATTTGTCGGGATGGGGCCCAATCTTGCCCTCAAGGACTTCGGGCAAGGGTTCCTCAAGGACATCAACGATGCCCTGGGTGAGCTGCAGTCTCGTGGCATTCAGCACGTTGCTAGTCTGCCGGAGTTGGTGCTCGTCGGTGACCAGTCGTCGGGCAAATCGAGTTTGATGTCCGGCATCGCTGGGCTCAGTCTGCCTCGCAGCAGCGGCACCTGCACAAGGTGCCCGATCCATATCAGAATCTCGCGAGCTGATGAGTGGTCTTGTCGGGTGTTTTTAAATGTGCATTACGGTTTCAAGCTGCCCGATCATGCCATCACCGAGCAGGATGTCACAGCAACAAACCCATTCCCTCCCTGGGTCAAACTCGACCCCAGTCGCACACGACGCCACGAGTTCAAGACAGTCCGAGACAGATTTGACAGCGAAGAGATTGAAACAGTACTGCGCTGCGCCCAGGTTGCAATCTTGAACCCATCCACGCCCTACCAGGCCTTCATCCCCAAGCCTCGGGGTGGAGAAGGGCCTGACTCCCAACAGCTGACCCAGCACGAGCTGATTTCGCGCAAGGAGGAAGCCTCCGAGGCCCAGTTTTCGCCAAATACCGTGGCGCTCGAGATCAAAGGGCCTGATCTAGCCGACCTCAACTTCTATGATCTTCCGGGTGTATTCAACACTGCTCGGCGGACCGAGGATGCTTACTTGGAGCGTGTCGTCCAGAACCTGACCAAGCTTTACATTAAGCGGGAGAAAGCCATCATTCTCTGGGCCGTGTCCATGAACTTGGACACGGAGAACTCGCTGGCGCTGCGCCTGATCCGGGAGAGTCGTGCTGAACACCGTTGCGTTGGGGTGATCACCAAGGCAGACCTGCTGCCGCGAGATGACCAAGCTACTGAGCGCTGGCTGGGAATTCTCAAGGGCCGTGGACATCGCATCGGCTTGGGTTATTTCATCACCTCTCGACAAGGTCGAGATTTGGAAGAACAGACGAAGCGGGAAGAGGCCTTCTTCAATCGAACAGCAGAAGGACACTGGCCCGATGTTTTTGATCGCTACCAGGAGAGGTGCGGAATAGAAAAGCTGAAGGCTTTCTTGTCTTTGAAGCTCGGCGAAGAGTTTTCCAAAGTTCTTCCGGAAGTGAAGCGCAAAGTTCTTGAGCGACTCAACTTCATCGCTGAGCAGCTCCAACTGTACCCGGGGCCACCAGCGAACCCGGATCTGGAAATTTACAAGGCACTGACCATGTTCAGCAGTCTGTTGAAGAAGCGAGTGATTGACCAGGAATTTATGAGCACCTGGGACACAGCCTGTTCCGCCCGGTTTACAAGAGCCATTCTTGAGCTGAAGCCCAAGTATAACGTACGGTTGTTCGCCAAGTCATCTGCCGCGAGTGCTCCGGTATTAATAGATCTCGACACGCCCACGAGGGAGGGAAGCCCCACGCCCACACCCAGTGGCAGAAAGCGTGCTGCCCCAGCCGAGACCCCCAGTCGCCGCCAGCGCATCAAGGCTGAAGATGCCGAGGGACGGTCttacccctccacccctaCGAACATGCGCACAACCATGACCCCGACCAAAGGCAGGCCGAGCAAGACACTCATGGAAATTCGGCGCATGATCCAGCGCAATGCCATACCCGGCCAGCCGGGCCTCGTTTCTTCCAATGTCTATGAACCGCTTTTTACAGAAGCGGCAAAGGCCTGGAAGGGTCCGCTCCAGACGTTCCTCAACCAAaccttcaacttcttgagCAAGGAAATCCAGGAGATCCTTGACTCGACTTTTGCGGCGTTGAAGAACCGGGCAATTTACAAGTTGTCGACCGAGCACATGCAGGCTTTCGTCGAGATGCACAAGAAGGAGTTGCAGGCCCAGCTCGCGCTGATTCACGAACTCGAGGGCACGCGTCTGTTCACCAGAAATGACGATGCCTTGCACCGGTACAAGGCTGAAGAGTTAAGGACCTTGACTAGGCACCGCAACCACTACCGCATTGCCGCACACAAGGGTGATGAGCCAGCTAGCTCACTCCCTaagattgaggagctcaGCGAGGAAGAACTCGCCCAGGAGACagccaagatggagaaggacCTCCGCCAGATGGGCCCCGAGCCCTTTCAGCAGGAGTTGGATGTGGCCGCCTACACCAGAGGCTATTACGTCCTTGCCGCTCATCGGTTCACAGACATTGTGTGCATGCATGCCATGTCTGGGCTGTTTCCCCGTGTGGCCTCGGTCATTGAGACCTACCTTCAGGATAAGCTTGGCCTTACTGGCAACCGCACCACTCCTGAGATGCTGGATCAGCTcatggaggaagagggtcgCATTGGCCAGATTCGCCGAGATCTCTGCGCGGAGAAGGAGACTCTCGACGGTGCCATGGCCATCATTGTCAACCTCGAGAACCGCGACACGACTCCCTCGCAAGCCGAGAGCAACGTTACGATTCCCAATGACCTTACCTCTGGCCAGGCCGCAGGCTCGCCATCCGGGACAGTGTATGGAGATGCGTAAAGACACAATCATGCGGA
This window encodes:
- a CDS encoding hypothetical protein (COG:G; COG:M; COG:O; EggNog:ENOG503NTWK), with translation MSLQIPHHQKANGNTGATKAVILVGGASRGTRFRPLSLDVPKPLFDVAGHPIIWHCLTAISKVPSIHEVYLIGYYEEHVFRDFIKDSSSEFPDLSIKYLREYQALGTAGGLYHFRDAILKGRPENIFVLNSDVCCSFPLNEMLQLTHERRAEAVILGTRVSEDAASNFGCIVSDSHTRRVLHYVEKPESYISNLINCGVYLFRADVLFPSIRTAIQRRADRPRLGSYRSSENLASSYMFDEEDTQKNEVIRLEQDILGEMADTNLFFVYETKDFWRQIKTAGSAIPANALYLQKAQQSGSSELAAPSANIKAPVFIHPTANVHPTAVLGPNVSIGPRVTIGPGVRIKESIVLEDAEVKHDACILYSIIGWGSRVGAWARVEGTPTPVTSHNTSIIKNGVKVQAITILGKECGVGDEVRVQNCICLPFKDLKRDVSNEVIM
- a CDS encoding hypothetical protein (EggNog:ENOG503NYF2; COG:U) produces the protein MPPRVKPEPSVAVANTTATRSFAATNSAQFGSPTRQARSTAPSVTDTRFMAEAEDQYEDEDNEIIWMETRAKSITSAGMKQEPGHEPMTLMSLASQSMGGSFVGMGPNLALKDFGQGFLKDINDALGELQSRGIQHVASLPELVLVGDQSSGKSSLMSGIAGLSLPRSSGTCTRCPIHIRISRADEWSCRVFLNVHYGFKLPDHAITEQDVTATNPFPPWVKLDPSRTRRHEFKTVRDRFDSEEIETVLRCAQVAILNPSTPYQAFIPKPRGGEGPDSQQLTQHELISRKEEASEAQFSPNTVALEIKGPDLADLNFYDLPGVFNTARRTEDAYLERVVQNLTKLYIKREKAIILWAVSMNLDTENSLALRLIRESRAEHRCVGVITKADLLPRDDQATERWLGILKGRGHRIGLGYFITSRQGRDLEEQTKREEAFFNRTAEGHWPDVFDRYQERCGIEKLKAFLSLKLGEEFSKVLPEVKRKVLERLNFIAEQLQLYPGPPANPDLEIYKALTMFSSLLKKRVIDQEFMSTWDTACSARFTRAILELKPKYNVRLFAKSSAASAPVLIDLDTPTREGSPTPTPSGRKRAAPAETPSRRQRIKAEDAEGRSYPSTPTNMRTTMTPTKGRPSKTLMEIRRMIQRNAIPGQPGLVSSNVYEPLFTEAAKAWKGPLQTFLNQTFNFLSKEIQEILDSTFAALKNRAIYKLSTEHMQAFVEMHKKELQAQLALIHELEGTRLFTRNDDALHRYKAEELRTLTRHRNHYRIAAHKGDEPASSLPKIEELSEEELAQETAKMEKDLRQMGPEPFQQELDVAAYTRGYYVLAAHRFTDIVCMHAMSGLFPRVASVIETYLQDKLGLTGNRTTPEMLDQLMEEEGRIGQIRRDLCAEKETLDGAMAIIVNLENRDTTPSQAESNVTIPNDLTSGQAAGSPSGTVYGDA